GCCCTCCCCGGCCCGCTCGGGCACGGAGAGCGGACGACGGTCGCCTTCGACGTCTCCCTCACCGTGCCCGACCGCAACGCGCGCTTCGGCCGCGAGGGGGCCCACCGCTTCCTCGGCAACGCCCTCCCGGTGCTCGCCGTGCACGACGCACAGGGGTGGCACCTCGATCCGTACGCGGCACTCGGTGAGAGCTTCCACGCGCTCACGAGCGACTTCCGGGTCCGGCTCGACCACCCGTCGGCCCTGAAGGTCCCCGCGACCGGCCGCACCCGGGCCCTCCCCGACGGTCGCGGCCGTACGGTCACGCTGAGCGTCGCGCACAGGGTGCGGGACTTCGCGTGGGCGGCGGGCCCGTTCCGCACCGCGACGCAGACCACGCCCGGGGGTGTCCGCGTGAAGTCGTACTGGGCGAGCGACACACCCGCCGCGGGGGTCCGTCTCAACCGTACGGACGCCGTCGCCGCCATCGACCGCTTCAGCGAGGAGTTCGGCCGGTACCCGTACGGCGAGATCGACCTCGTGCTGACCCCCGGGTTCGGCGGCGGCATGGAATACCCGGGCCTGGTCCTGGTCGGCACCACCGAGGAGGGCGGCGCCGTCGTCCACGAGGTGGCGCACCAGTGGTGGTACGGCATCGTCGGGAACGACGAGTACACCTCGCCGTGGCTGGACGAGAGCTTCGCCCAGTACGCCAACGCCCGCTTCTACGGGTGGGAGACCCGCGACTGCTGGTCGGACGTCCACTGGCCGAGCGACGGTGCCGCGCTGACCAACTCGATGGCCTACTGGTCCGGGCACCGCGACGAGTACCACCTCGTCTACACGGCGGGGCCCTGCGCACTGGCCGACCTGGAACGCACGCTCGGCGCCGACACCATGGCCCGCTTCCTCGAGCGGTACGCCCGGGACCACTGGTACGGCGTCTCCACCACGGCCGCCTTCAAGAAGGCCGCACAGGCGGCCACGGACGAGGACCTCGGCCCGTTCTGGGAGACCCACCGCATTCGGTGACGATGCATCACGGGCACGGGCACGAACCCGGACACGAGCCCGGGATCGCGGGCGTGACCGGATCTGCCACCCCTGACCTGCGGTTTCTCGGGGCGGCAAGTCCATGTGCCGTGGGGCGGCACGCGCGCTAGGAGGTACCGGTCACGTGCTGTGTGATGTCCGGCGCCCGGCATCCCGCATCCGACCACACGAAGAGCCGCTCATGAATCCGCGAAAGAAACGTCCCCAGGACCATCCTCGTCCAGAGCTGACCCTTGGACCACGACTGACCCCTCGACCACGACCCACCCCGCAACCTCATGACTTCTTACAGGACCCGCTCGTCGCCGTGCTCCTGTACCTCAGCCATCTCGACCACGGACACCTGCACTCCGAGGACGAGTTGAGCCGGGCGATCCATGACTGCCACCGGTCGTACGGCAGCGCGGTCGACCTGTACACCTGGTACGGGCAGTCGCTCAGCGCCGGGCAGGCGGCGCACGCCGTGGCCGTCGTCCGGGAGCGACGGGAGTGGGCCCTGCGGATCGCCGCGGACCTGGCTCACCGCCACCCCTACGACCGCTCCCTGCCCTGGTTCTCGGGCGTCACGCTGTCCGAGGCCCTCCGAGCGGTGGGCCTGGACCGCACGGTACGCGGCGCGCGCCGCCGCGCGTTCCTCTTCGCCGCCCCCGTCGTCGGGTTGTATCTGGCGATCAGTTGCCTGGGCGAGGCGGCCAAGGGCTTCATGGCCATGCCGGTGGTGGGTCCGTTGAATATGGGCCTTCTGCTCGGTCTGGTCCAGCTCGTCGCCGTCGCGGCATGGGTTCAGTGGTACGCCCGGTACTGCGGAACCTCGATCGACCCGCTCGTCGAGAGCCCGGTGACATCCGCCGAGCGACTGGAGCACCAGCCATGACCGGTACGGACGCCACAGTCGATCTGCCGGTCTTCTTCGTCTTCCTCGTGTGCGCCCTGTTCCTCGTGATGTGGGCCGGACCTCAGCGGGGAACGGTGACCGAGTTCTACGTCAGCGACGGCCTGCTCAAACCCGCGCACAACGGGGTCGCCCTGTTCGGGGACGTCATGTCCGCGGCAGCCCTGCTGGGCAGCCCCGGCCTGATCGCGCTCACCGGTTACGACGGCACGCTCTCCGTGCTCGGGCCGGCCGTCTCATGGATCGTCATCCTCCTCCTGGTGGCGGAGCGCTACCACAGCACCACCGAGTTCACCATCGGTGACCGCCTCGCGCGGCGTCTGCGCTCCCGTCCGGTGCACCTCGCGGCGGGTGCCGCGACCCTCGTCGTCTGTCTGCTCTACCTGATCGCCCAACTCGTCGGAGCGAGTGCGCTCACGGTGGGCATCCTGGGCTCGGCCGGACGGGGCATGGAAGGGGCCGTGTC
The DNA window shown above is from Streptomyces akebiae and carries:
- a CDS encoding M1 family metallopeptidase translates to MSPSISWSPESGRRLTSVLLVLLVQLLAVGPGAPDADAAAGPGASAVATPDLARYDVSLRSDADGGHWTGRQRVSFRNASRQPLHEVYLRLWGNGEDQCGTPGSPPPVTVSNVDGGTPDRLTVRCTALRIALPGPLGHGERTTVAFDVSLTVPDRNARFGREGAHRFLGNALPVLAVHDAQGWHLDPYAALGESFHALTSDFRVRLDHPSALKVPATGRTRALPDGRGRTVTLSVAHRVRDFAWAAGPFRTATQTTPGGVRVKSYWASDTPAAGVRLNRTDAVAAIDRFSEEFGRYPYGEIDLVLTPGFGGGMEYPGLVLVGTTEEGGAVVHEVAHQWWYGIVGNDEYTSPWLDESFAQYANARFYGWETRDCWSDVHWPSDGAALTNSMAYWSGHRDEYHLVYTAGPCALADLERTLGADTMARFLERYARDHWYGVSTTAAFKKAAQAATDEDLGPFWETHRIR
- a CDS encoding DUF485 domain-containing protein, whose product is MLLYLSHLDHGHLHSEDELSRAIHDCHRSYGSAVDLYTWYGQSLSAGQAAHAVAVVRERREWALRIAADLAHRHPYDRSLPWFSGVTLSEALRAVGLDRTVRGARRRAFLFAAPVVGLYLAISCLGEAAKGFMAMPVVGPLNMGLLLGLVQLVAVAAWVQWYARYCGTSIDPLVESPVTSAERLEHQP